In one Neobacillus sp. WH10 genomic region, the following are encoded:
- a CDS encoding HAMP domain-containing sensor histidine kinase: protein MEEKSESEKNYQELLKKYELVVNQNRYLEKRIQEEVTKNKQKDHILIEQSRLAAMGGMVASIGHQWRQPLNNLSLLIHDVREALEFGEIDDQYIDRFTRESMLQIKHMSRTINDFRKFYKPNKEKTLFSVGDSIEEALSIFSMSLKNHGIQVEFEYRGQQMAYGYPNEYSQVVLNILTNARDAFVQKDINNRKLRINIGETGEIVTAEFIDNAGGIEPTLLKKVFDPYFTTRQNGTGLGLYLTKMILKKMNGSVSVENTGDGARFCVSVPKIAAAIKPELVSV from the coding sequence GTGGAAGAGAAATCGGAAAGTGAAAAGAATTATCAAGAATTACTAAAAAAGTATGAGTTAGTGGTAAACCAAAACCGATATTTAGAAAAGCGAATTCAAGAGGAGGTGACAAAGAATAAGCAGAAAGATCATATATTAATTGAACAATCTAGACTTGCTGCCATGGGTGGAATGGTTGCGAGTATTGGGCACCAATGGCGCCAACCGTTAAATAATTTATCTCTATTAATACATGACGTAAGAGAGGCACTTGAGTTCGGCGAAATTGACGATCAATATATTGACCGATTCACTAGGGAGAGTATGCTCCAAATTAAGCATATGTCTCGTACTATTAATGATTTTCGGAAATTCTATAAACCAAATAAGGAAAAAACACTTTTTTCCGTCGGAGATTCGATTGAAGAAGCATTGTCAATTTTTTCAATGAGTCTTAAAAATCATGGAATTCAAGTTGAATTTGAATACAGGGGACAGCAGATGGCCTATGGCTATCCGAATGAATATAGCCAGGTAGTGCTCAATATTTTAACAAATGCCCGAGACGCCTTTGTCCAAAAGGATATTAACAATCGCAAACTTCGCATCAATATTGGTGAAACAGGAGAAATTGTTACAGCAGAATTCATAGATAATGCAGGTGGAATTGAGCCGACTCTACTAAAGAAGGTCTTTGATCCCTATTTTACGACAAGGCAAAATGGAACTGGTCTTGGGCTATATTTGACGAAGATGATTCTCAAGAAGATGAACGGAAGTGTTTCAGTTGAAAATACAGGTGATGGAGCAAGATTCTGCGTGTCCGTCCCTAAGATCGCTGCAGCCATCAAGCCCGAACTTGTTTCAGTTTAA
- a CDS encoding ABC transporter ATP-binding protein encodes MIKLSKFLKPFQKQIYFVLGLVLLQSLSELYLPTLMADIVDKGVVTGDTDYIWKIGGLMLLVAAVGMVCSIVASFYSSKAAAGFGKLLRSNIFSHVGNFSLQEFDKLGTASLITRTTNDITQIQQVLIMMLRMMVMAPMMCIGGIIMALSKDAKLTLVLAVSLPVLVITIVVIARKGIPLFKAMQVKLDKLNRVLRENLTGIRVIRSFNRITHEKKRFNEANWDLTQTAIKVNKIMAAMMPIMMIVLNLTTVAIVWFGGIRISNGHMEVGDMMAFIQYAMQIMFSFVMLSMMFVMIPRASVSAVRINEVFETTADIQDPSVPVRTEGQKGQVEFQNVTFSYPGAEMPAISNISFKMNPGQVSAIIGGTGSGKSTLINLIPRFYDVDSGKVLVDGVNVSDMTQESLREKIGFVPQQAVLFTGTISENIRYGKEDASDEEVKHAAEIAQATEFIENMPDGFDSVIAQGGTNVSGGQKQRLSIARALVRKPEVYIFDDSFSALDFKTDAKLRAALKEETAASTMLIVAQRVSTIMDADQIIVLDNGEIAGIGKHNELMETSKVYREIVMSQLSEEEIA; translated from the coding sequence TTGATAAAATTAAGCAAATTTTTGAAACCATTTCAAAAACAGATTTACTTTGTTTTAGGTCTTGTTCTTTTGCAGTCATTATCTGAACTCTATTTACCAACCTTAATGGCTGACATTGTCGATAAAGGAGTAGTTACTGGCGATACAGATTATATTTGGAAAATAGGCGGACTTATGCTGCTTGTTGCAGCAGTAGGCATGGTATGTTCCATTGTTGCCAGCTTCTATTCGTCAAAAGCAGCAGCCGGATTCGGTAAATTACTGCGGAGCAATATATTTTCTCATGTCGGTAATTTCTCATTACAGGAGTTCGATAAACTTGGAACTGCCTCGCTGATTACGAGAACAACGAACGATATTACGCAAATCCAGCAAGTACTAATTATGATGCTGAGGATGATGGTGATGGCGCCAATGATGTGTATTGGCGGGATCATTATGGCCTTATCAAAAGATGCTAAGTTAACCTTGGTATTAGCTGTGTCCTTACCTGTTCTTGTCATTACAATTGTGGTGATTGCAAGAAAGGGAATACCTTTATTTAAAGCGATGCAAGTAAAGCTTGATAAGCTTAATCGTGTTTTAAGAGAAAACCTAACAGGTATTCGTGTCATCCGTTCTTTTAACCGGATTACTCATGAGAAAAAACGTTTTAATGAAGCAAACTGGGATCTTACACAAACAGCGATTAAGGTCAATAAAATTATGGCTGCGATGATGCCGATTATGATGATTGTCCTTAACCTTACAACAGTAGCGATTGTTTGGTTTGGGGGGATTCGGATCAGCAATGGCCATATGGAAGTCGGCGATATGATGGCGTTCATTCAATATGCGATGCAAATCATGTTCTCATTCGTCATGTTATCGATGATGTTTGTAATGATTCCTAGAGCATCCGTTTCAGCAGTCAGAATTAACGAAGTGTTCGAAACGACAGCTGATATTCAAGATCCATCTGTACCTGTACGAACAGAAGGGCAAAAGGGCCAGGTAGAATTTCAAAATGTAACCTTCAGCTATCCTGGTGCCGAAATGCCTGCCATTTCTAATATTTCTTTTAAAATGAACCCGGGTCAAGTATCTGCCATCATTGGGGGGACCGGCTCCGGTAAATCAACGCTAATTAATTTGATTCCGCGTTTTTATGATGTTGACAGCGGTAAGGTGCTCGTAGATGGAGTGAATGTAAGTGATATGACCCAGGAAAGCCTCCGCGAAAAGATTGGCTTTGTTCCACAGCAAGCGGTCCTTTTTACTGGTACGATTTCAGAAAACATTCGCTATGGTAAAGAAGATGCCTCAGATGAAGAAGTTAAGCATGCAGCTGAAATTGCTCAAGCGACAGAGTTCATCGAAAATATGCCCGATGGATTCGATTCAGTTATCGCCCAAGGCGGAACAAATGTTTCCGGCGGGCAAAAACAGCGTTTGTCGATTGCACGGGCACTTGTTAGAAAACCGGAAGTCTATATTTTTGATGATAGTTTTTCAGCACTGGATTTTAAAACTGACGCTAAGCTACGTGCTGCTTTAAAAGAAGAAACAGCAGCCTCAACGATGCTAATTGTTGCTCAGCGTGTAAGTACGATTATGGATGCCGATCAAATTATTGTCTTAGATAATGGCGAAATCGCTGGAATCGGAAAACATAATGAATTAATGGAAACTAGTAAGGTATATCGCGAGATTGTCATGTCACAGCTGTCAGAGGAGGAAATTGCATGA
- the parC gene encoding DNA topoisomerase IV subunit A: MSATEKFRDLPLEDVLGDRFGRYSKYIIQERALPDARDGLKPVQRRILYAMHVEGNTFDKGFRKSAKTVGNVIGNYHPHGDSSVYEAMVRMSQDWKVRNVLVQMHGNNGSVDGDPPAAMRYTEARLSAIAAELLRDIEKNTVEFIPNFDDTSKEPTVLPAMFPNLLVNGSTGISAGYATDIPPHHLGEVIDGVMMRMDQPDATIDDLMSVIKGPDFPTGGIIQGIDGIKRAYETGKGKIIVRGKAEIEEIRGGKQQIVITEIPYEVNKANLVKKMDEFRLDRKVEGISEVRDETDRTGLRIVIELKKDADAEGVLNYLYKNSDLQVTYNFNMVAIYNKRPKLMGIRELLDAYIGHQKEVVSRRTQFDLNKAKERQHIVEGLMKALSILDEVIATIRASKDKRDAKDNLIAKYAFTELQAEAIVSLQLYRLTNTDITALRGEAEELAKKIEEWTSILASEKKLISVIKKELKDVKKRFADERRSKIEAEIEELKINLEVTVPSEDVIVTVTKEGYVKRTSQRSYAASGGQDLAMKDSDRLLHQLDMNTKDVLLLFTNKGNYLFCPVHELPDIRWKDLGQHVANIIPIERDEEIIKAVPVKEFDTEAFFVFVTKNGMVKKTELKAYKAQRYSKPLVAVNLKDDDQVIDVHLTDGTKEVFLITNLGYALWFHEEEISIVGIRAAGVKGINLKDNDFVVGGKLIHAGSNESILIATQRGSVKRMKLKEFEKTTRAKRGVVILRELKSNPHRIMGFVVANDHDDIFIQTDKGFTETLKTDNIRFSDRYSNGSFILDEDENGKVTNVWKVEAPETPCE, from the coding sequence ATGAGTGCAACTGAAAAATTCCGAGACTTACCTCTAGAAGATGTACTGGGTGATCGTTTTGGCAGATACAGTAAGTACATTATTCAAGAACGTGCCCTGCCGGATGCCAGGGACGGTTTAAAACCGGTACAACGAAGAATTCTCTATGCGATGCATGTTGAAGGCAATACGTTTGATAAAGGCTTTCGAAAATCTGCCAAAACGGTTGGTAACGTTATCGGTAACTACCACCCGCATGGGGATTCCTCCGTTTACGAAGCCATGGTGCGGATGAGTCAGGATTGGAAAGTCCGAAATGTTCTCGTGCAAATGCATGGAAACAACGGAAGTGTCGATGGTGACCCGCCAGCAGCCATGCGTTATACGGAAGCACGACTGTCAGCGATAGCTGCAGAACTTCTCCGTGACATTGAAAAAAATACGGTTGAATTTATTCCAAACTTTGACGATACATCGAAGGAACCAACTGTCTTGCCTGCGATGTTTCCTAATTTACTTGTGAATGGCTCAACAGGAATTTCTGCCGGTTATGCAACAGATATTCCGCCGCATCATCTTGGTGAGGTTATTGACGGGGTTATGATGAGAATGGATCAGCCAGACGCTACGATTGATGACCTGATGTCGGTTATTAAAGGTCCGGATTTCCCAACTGGAGGGATCATCCAAGGTATTGATGGGATTAAGAGAGCCTATGAAACTGGTAAAGGGAAAATTATCGTTCGTGGGAAAGCAGAGATCGAAGAGATACGAGGCGGTAAACAGCAAATTGTCATCACAGAAATTCCATATGAAGTGAACAAAGCAAATCTTGTCAAAAAAATGGATGAGTTCCGTCTCGATCGAAAGGTAGAAGGAATCTCTGAGGTTCGTGACGAAACAGATCGGACAGGTCTCAGAATCGTTATTGAGTTAAAAAAGGATGCCGACGCTGAAGGTGTCTTGAATTATTTATATAAAAATAGTGACCTGCAAGTAACCTATAATTTTAATATGGTTGCCATCTATAATAAGCGCCCTAAATTAATGGGAATCCGTGAATTACTTGATGCCTATATAGGGCATCAAAAAGAAGTGGTTTCAAGAAGAACCCAGTTCGATCTTAACAAAGCGAAAGAACGCCAGCATATTGTTGAAGGATTAATGAAAGCTTTATCCATTCTTGATGAAGTTATTGCCACCATCCGTGCGTCAAAGGACAAGCGGGATGCGAAGGACAATTTGATTGCTAAATATGCGTTTACCGAGCTGCAGGCTGAGGCGATTGTTTCCTTACAGCTCTATCGCTTAACCAACACAGATATCACCGCATTACGGGGTGAAGCGGAAGAATTAGCAAAGAAAATTGAAGAGTGGACGAGTATTTTAGCAAGCGAGAAAAAGCTTATCTCCGTTATTAAAAAAGAATTAAAAGACGTGAAAAAACGCTTTGCAGATGAGCGCCGTTCAAAAATTGAAGCAGAGATCGAAGAGTTGAAAATTAATCTTGAAGTAACAGTTCCTAGTGAAGATGTAATCGTCACCGTAACGAAGGAAGGTTATGTAAAACGGACAAGCCAGCGTTCATATGCTGCTTCAGGTGGTCAGGATCTCGCAATGAAAGATTCAGACCGTTTATTACATCAACTTGATATGAACACAAAGGATGTACTGCTTCTTTTTACCAACAAAGGAAACTATCTATTCTGCCCTGTTCATGAGCTTCCTGATATCCGCTGGAAGGACTTAGGCCAGCATGTGGCTAATATCATTCCAATTGAACGAGATGAAGAAATTATCAAAGCGGTGCCGGTTAAGGAGTTTGATACAGAAGCCTTCTTCGTTTTTGTTACGAAAAATGGTATGGTCAAGAAAACAGAACTGAAAGCATATAAAGCGCAGCGGTACTCTAAGCCCCTTGTCGCCGTCAATCTTAAAGACGATGATCAAGTCATTGATGTACATCTAACAGACGGGACAAAAGAAGTTTTCCTAATCACAAACCTTGGCTACGCCCTCTGGTTCCATGAGGAAGAAATTAGCATTGTTGGTATTCGAGCAGCAGGTGTAAAAGGAATTAACTTAAAAGATAACGATTTTGTTGTCGGGGGTAAACTGATTCATGCAGGCAGTAATGAATCAATATTGATTGCAACCCAACGAGGTTCAGTGAAAAGGATGAAATTAAAAGAGTTCGAAAAAACAACCCGTGCGAAACGTGGTGTAGTCATCCTTAGGGAACTCAAATCAAATCCACACCGTATCATGGGGTTTGTTGTGGCGAACGATCATGACGATATTTTTATCCAGACGGATAAAGGTTTTACAGAAACGTTAAAAACAGACAACATTCGCTTTAGTGACCGTTACTCCAACGGCTCGTTTATCCTCGATGAAGATGAAAACGGGAAGGTAACGAATGTATGGAAAGTAGAAGCACCTGAAACCCCTTGTGAATAA
- the parE gene encoding DNA topoisomerase IV subunit B, which produces MARNQQQAFDYNDDAIQVLEGLEAVRKRPGMYIGSTDSRGLHHLVYEIVDNSVDEVLAGFGDQIIVKIHKDNSISVIDKGRGMPTGMHKMGKPTPEVILTVLHAGGKFGQGGYKTSGGLHGVGASVVNALSEWLTVTIKRDGFVYEQRFENGGKPVTTLEKIGKTNQSGTTIHFKPDPSIFSTTTYNFETLCERLRESAFLLKGLKIEIHDDRNDFHEVFHYENGIEAFVEYLNEEKDVLHPVVSFEGVQNGIEVDFAFQFNDGYSENVLSFVNNVRTRDGGTHEAGSKTAMTRVFNDYARKVSFLKEKDKNLDGADIREGLSAIISVRIPEELLQFEGQTKGKLGTSEARSAVDAVVSEHLWYFLEENPDISSLLIKKSIKAYQAREAARKAREDARSGKKRKRGEAVLSGKLTPAQSRNPQKNELYLVEGDSAGGSAKQGRDRRFQAVLPLRGKVINTEKAKLADIFKNEEINTIIHAIGGGVGADFNVDDINYDKVVIMTDADTDGAHIQVLLLTFFYRYMKPLVEAGKVFIALPPLYKVSKGTGKKEIIEYAWNEEELQTAMKKVGRGYIIQRYKGLGEMNADQLWETTMDPETRTLIRVKIDDTARAERRVTTLMGDKVEPRRKWIESNVAFGLEEDDTILENENITVSEEGSEG; this is translated from the coding sequence GTGGCAAGGAATCAACAACAAGCTTTTGATTATAATGATGATGCCATACAGGTACTTGAAGGCCTTGAGGCGGTTAGAAAACGCCCTGGGATGTACATTGGCAGTACAGATTCACGCGGTCTTCATCATCTCGTATATGAGATTGTCGACAACTCTGTCGATGAAGTGCTCGCGGGATTTGGTGATCAAATCATTGTAAAAATACACAAAGACAATTCTATTAGTGTTATTGATAAAGGACGCGGAATGCCTACAGGTATGCATAAAATGGGTAAACCAACACCTGAGGTCATTTTAACAGTGCTTCATGCCGGCGGAAAATTTGGCCAAGGCGGTTATAAGACAAGCGGCGGGCTGCATGGTGTTGGTGCCTCTGTCGTCAATGCGTTATCAGAATGGTTGACCGTCACGATTAAAAGAGACGGATTTGTTTATGAACAACGTTTTGAAAATGGCGGAAAGCCTGTTACAACACTCGAAAAAATTGGCAAAACAAATCAATCAGGTACGACTATTCATTTTAAGCCTGACCCGTCCATTTTTTCGACTACTACATATAACTTCGAAACCTTATGTGAGAGGTTAAGAGAATCCGCCTTTTTGCTAAAGGGATTAAAAATTGAAATCCATGATGACCGCAATGACTTTCATGAAGTGTTTCATTATGAAAATGGGATTGAGGCTTTTGTCGAATATTTAAATGAAGAGAAGGATGTTCTCCATCCTGTTGTCAGCTTTGAAGGGGTACAGAATGGTATTGAAGTCGATTTTGCCTTTCAATTTAATGATGGCTATTCAGAGAATGTGCTCTCGTTTGTCAACAATGTCCGTACAAGGGATGGCGGTACCCATGAGGCAGGCTCTAAAACGGCAATGACTCGGGTATTCAACGATTATGCTAGAAAAGTGTCCTTTTTAAAAGAAAAAGACAAAAACCTAGATGGTGCAGATATTCGCGAAGGATTATCAGCGATTATATCCGTTAGAATTCCCGAAGAGCTGCTTCAGTTTGAAGGACAAACGAAAGGGAAACTGGGAACAAGCGAAGCCAGATCGGCTGTTGACGCTGTCGTTTCAGAACATCTCTGGTATTTTCTTGAGGAAAACCCTGATATAAGCTCCCTGCTGATTAAAAAATCGATTAAAGCCTATCAAGCACGAGAGGCTGCAAGGAAGGCTCGTGAGGACGCACGGAGCGGTAAAAAACGAAAGCGCGGCGAGGCTGTTTTATCCGGTAAACTAACACCTGCACAATCCCGTAATCCACAAAAAAATGAACTTTATTTAGTCGAGGGTGATTCTGCAGGAGGTTCTGCGAAACAAGGACGCGACCGGCGCTTTCAGGCAGTATTACCATTGCGAGGTAAGGTCATAAATACCGAAAAAGCTAAACTGGCCGATATTTTTAAAAATGAAGAAATCAATACAATTATTCATGCAATTGGCGGCGGAGTTGGAGCAGATTTCAATGTAGATGACATTAACTACGATAAAGTGGTTATAATGACGGATGCCGATACAGACGGAGCGCATATACAAGTACTATTGCTAACCTTCTTTTATCGCTATATGAAGCCGCTTGTTGAAGCAGGAAAAGTGTTTATTGCCCTGCCGCCACTTTATAAAGTAAGTAAAGGTACAGGCAAAAAAGAAATCATTGAGTATGCCTGGAATGAAGAGGAACTTCAAACAGCAATGAAAAAGGTCGGCCGAGGCTACATTATTCAACGATACAAAGGTCTTGGTGAAATGAATGCCGACCAGCTTTGGGAAACAACAATGGATCCAGAGACAAGAACGCTCATTCGCGTAAAAATAGATGATACTGCTAGAGCAGAACGCCGTGTTACAACACTTATGGGTGACAAAGTAGAGCCGCGACGGAAATGGATTGAAAGTAATGTGGCATTTGGTTTAGAAGAAGATGACACCATTTTAGAAAATGAAAATATTACGGTCTCCGAGGAGGGTTCTGAAGGATGA
- a CDS encoding CoA-binding protein — MAIENPSREEIGAILNKAKRIAVVGLSNNPERTSYQVSAAMQKAGYEIIPVNPTIDEVLGVKAVASLKDIEGHVDIVNVFRRSEQLFDVAKEFDKIDADVYWAQLGLANEEAYEFLKEKGYTVVMDRCIKVEHAVTRNMR, encoded by the coding sequence ATGGCAATCGAGAATCCAAGTCGCGAGGAAATTGGTGCTATATTAAACAAAGCAAAGAGAATTGCAGTTGTTGGATTAAGTAATAATCCAGAACGCACTTCTTATCAAGTTTCAGCAGCGATGCAAAAAGCTGGGTATGAAATCATTCCAGTTAATCCAACGATTGACGAGGTGCTTGGTGTGAAAGCAGTGGCATCCTTAAAAGACATTGAGGGTCATGTTGACATTGTTAACGTATTCCGGCGCTCAGAGCAATTGTTTGATGTGGCTAAGGAATTTGACAAAATCGATGCAGACGTCTATTGGGCGCAGCTTGGACTTGCTAATGAAGAAGCGTACGAATTTTTAAAAGAAAAAGGCTATACTGTTGTCATGGATCGTTGTATTAAGGTGGAACATGCAGTAACAAGGAACATGCGTTAA
- a CDS encoding MarR family transcriptional regulator — protein MANFESETAQKLLQSFMKFKKTGWHNKKIAGFNPSEFRVLATIQRCANDNNTEMKVSEISQLLEVTPPTITQIINILEKDSLIERTVDPEDRRAVKIKLTPAGIEAAESARKAFSETFLGLIDYLGEQESGQLAELLSKVHDYFNQVSHQ, from the coding sequence ATGGCCAATTTTGAAAGTGAAACAGCACAAAAGCTCCTGCAATCGTTTATGAAATTCAAAAAAACAGGGTGGCATAATAAGAAAATTGCAGGGTTTAATCCTAGTGAATTCAGAGTGCTTGCGACGATCCAACGTTGTGCAAATGATAACAATACCGAAATGAAGGTTTCTGAAATTAGTCAGCTTTTAGAGGTTACTCCGCCAACTATTACACAAATCATTAATATCCTTGAAAAAGACAGTCTAATTGAACGAACAGTTGATCCCGAGGACAGAAGAGCCGTAAAAATAAAGTTGACTCCTGCAGGGATTGAAGCAGCAGAAAGCGCTAGAAAAGCATTTAGCGAAACCTTTTTAGGATTAATTGATTATTTAGGAGAACAAGAAAGTGGACAGTTGGCCGAATTGCTTTCCAAGGTTCATGATTATTTTAATCAAGTCAGTCACCAATAA
- the plsY gene encoding glycerol-3-phosphate 1-O-acyltransferase PlsY: protein MVQIILVLILAYLLGSIPSGLIIGKVFYKTDIREHGSGNLGGTNTFRTLGVKAGLAVTLADILKGTLAASLPVLFSIDINPLLAGVFAVVGHTYPIFAGFRGGKAVATSGGVLLFCAPLLFLTVLLAFFISLYITKYVSLSSMIGGITAILFALISGFVREWDIPLLIVVFLLASFVIYRHRANISRIINKTEPKIKWL, encoded by the coding sequence ATGGTTCAAATTATTTTAGTCTTGATCCTTGCTTATTTGCTTGGTTCGATACCGTCTGGTTTAATTATCGGCAAGGTTTTTTACAAAACGGATATACGCGAGCATGGGAGCGGAAATCTAGGGGGGACCAATACCTTTCGCACACTTGGAGTGAAAGCAGGGCTAGCAGTAACACTCGCTGATATTCTGAAAGGAACGTTAGCAGCATCCTTACCGGTTCTCTTTTCGATTGATATAAATCCATTATTGGCTGGTGTTTTTGCTGTTGTTGGACATACCTATCCTATTTTTGCCGGATTTCGAGGTGGTAAGGCTGTTGCCACATCTGGCGGTGTCTTATTGTTCTGTGCACCTTTATTGTTTTTAACAGTCTTATTGGCTTTCTTTATAAGTTTGTACATAACAAAATATGTTTCCTTATCGTCTATGATTGGAGGAATTACCGCTATTTTGTTTGCCTTAATATCTGGGTTTGTGCGTGAATGGGACATCCCTTTACTCATCGTTGTGTTCTTACTGGCATCGTTTGTCATTTACCGGCACCGGGCAAATATTTCCAGAATTATAAATAAAACAGAACCAAAAATCAAATGGCTATAA
- a CDS encoding glycosyl hydrolase family 18 protein, with protein MARIEYHNNKKFTAKWIIGGLISAFVLIISSIFLLLYPFASTDKKTYFQGENPILFNGKQQGNALIEGNTCFVPLRFLKDNIDSTIMYDEKSKSVIITTSDKVVQMPTDSLTYFVNQKEVQLQLSPIITREGETFVALDPVLTFFQIQYKKLPDSNAIWIQQDGEKYENGRLTDKDINKEKLRLRTEPSWHSPYTAEMTKNEYVTIEGEKGEFYLVRKANGINGFIKKEYVHKKESVKINIPTQNKNFQMPKINGPIQLTWEAVYTKNPDSSKIPEMAGVNVVSPTWFSLAANDGSIKNLASLEYSKWANSKGYQVWGLFSNSFDPVLTHEALKDFDTRQAIIRQLLHYSQMYELQGINFDIENVNPEDGPLVTQFMREAAPYLHEAGLVVSMDITFSAGENNNWSSFYERTKLAQIVDYLIVMAYDEHTGAATGAGSVASLPWVESNLENLLKEVPNEKLILGVPLYARLWKEQTNADGTTEVTAQALSMDKVKAWQAEKGVQPSYDEESGQNYAEYVAADENATYKIWIEDEMSLKKRADLAAKYQLAGIGTWSRLFGDQTAWTALNLNGEKAVTQK; from the coding sequence ATGGCTCGTATTGAATATCATAATAATAAAAAATTTACTGCGAAATGGATTATTGGAGGACTTATTAGTGCATTTGTCCTCATTATTTCATCCATTTTTCTATTATTATATCCTTTTGCTTCAACCGATAAAAAAACGTATTTTCAAGGTGAAAATCCAATCCTATTCAATGGAAAACAACAGGGGAATGCACTAATTGAAGGAAATACGTGTTTTGTCCCACTTAGATTTTTAAAAGATAACATTGATAGCACCATTATGTATGATGAAAAATCAAAATCGGTTATCATAACCACCAGCGATAAAGTTGTCCAGATGCCAACAGATTCTTTAACATATTTTGTCAACCAAAAGGAGGTTCAATTACAACTGTCACCTATTATCACTAGGGAGGGAGAAACGTTTGTTGCCCTTGATCCGGTCCTTACTTTTTTCCAAATCCAATATAAAAAATTGCCAGATAGTAATGCTATTTGGATTCAACAGGATGGAGAGAAATATGAGAATGGGAGATTGACAGATAAAGATATTAACAAAGAAAAACTTAGATTGAGAACCGAACCTTCATGGCATTCACCATATACAGCTGAAATGACCAAAAACGAATATGTCACCATCGAAGGTGAAAAAGGAGAGTTTTATCTTGTCAGGAAAGCAAACGGAATCAACGGTTTTATAAAGAAAGAATATGTTCATAAGAAAGAAAGCGTAAAAATCAATATACCGACACAAAATAAAAATTTTCAGATGCCAAAAATCAATGGACCAATTCAGTTAACATGGGAAGCAGTTTATACGAAAAATCCCGATTCCTCTAAAATACCTGAAATGGCGGGTGTTAATGTGGTATCGCCTACATGGTTCTCCCTCGCTGCAAATGATGGTTCAATTAAAAACCTTGCTTCACTTGAATACAGCAAGTGGGCCAATTCAAAGGGATATCAAGTATGGGGACTGTTTTCAAATTCATTTGATCCAGTGCTAACTCATGAGGCATTGAAGGATTTTGACACTCGGCAAGCCATCATCCGACAATTACTTCATTATAGCCAGATGTACGAGCTGCAAGGAATCAATTTTGATATCGAAAATGTAAATCCAGAAGATGGACCGCTTGTCACTCAATTCATGAGGGAGGCAGCACCATATCTGCATGAAGCTGGTTTAGTAGTTTCAATGGACATCACCTTTTCAGCCGGTGAAAACAATAACTGGTCTTCCTTTTACGAAAGAACGAAGCTCGCCCAAATTGTCGATTATCTAATTGTGATGGCGTATGATGAACATACTGGTGCGGCAACAGGTGCAGGCAGTGTGGCCAGCTTACCGTGGGTTGAGAGTAACCTTGAAAACCTGCTAAAAGAAGTTCCAAATGAAAAGTTAATCCTTGGCGTTCCATTGTATGCAAGACTATGGAAGGAACAAACTAATGCCGACGGCACCACTGAGGTGACCGCACAGGCTCTTTCAATGGATAAAGTTAAGGCCTGGCAAGCTGAAAAAGGAGTACAGCCAAGTTATGATGAAGAAAGTGGTCAAAACTATGCAGAATATGTAGCTGCTGACGAAAACGCCACATATAAAATCTGGATAGAAGATGAAATGTCTTTGAAAAAACGAGCGGATTTAGCCGCAAAATATCAACTGGCTGGAATTGGAACATGGTCAAGATTATTTGGAGACCAAACAGCTTGGACAGCATTAAATTTAAATGGTGAAAAAGCAGTAACACAAAAATAA